A portion of the Oryzias melastigma strain HK-1 linkage group LG1, ASM292280v2, whole genome shotgun sequence genome contains these proteins:
- the scoca gene encoding short coiled-coil protein A isoform X2 → MFMRENREEVKLEDDGAARAPGPAVDADDGTFDTISLVDDAEDGGSAALHTKQENEPFIMNCDIDGDMENQVEMEEKTRLINQVLELQHTLEDLSARVDAVKEENLKLKSENQVLGQYIENLMSASSVFQTTDTKSKRK, encoded by the exons ATGTTCATGAGGGAAAACCGGGAAGAGGTCAAGCTGGAGGACGACGGGGCGGCTCGGGCCCCGGGGCCCGCGGTGGACGCAGATGACGGGACGTTTGACACAATCTCTCTGGTGGACGATGCAG AGGACGGTGGATCTGCAGCCCTGCATACCAAACAGGAAAACGAGCCTTTCATCATGAACTGCGACATTGATG GAGACATGGAGAACCAGgtggagatggaggagaaaaCCAGGTTGATAAACCAAGTTCTGGAACTTCAGCACACACTGGAAG ACCTGTCAGCGCGAGTCGACGCCGTCAAAGAGGAGAACCTGAAGCTAAAGTCGGAGAACCAGGTCCTCGGTCAGTACATCGAGAACCTCATGTCGGCCTCGAGCGTCTTCCAGACGACGGACACAAAGAGCAAGCGGAAGTGA
- the scoca gene encoding short coiled-coil protein A isoform X1, with the protein MNCDIDGDMENQVEMEEKTRLINQVLELQHTLEDLSARVDAVKEENLKLKSENQVLGQYIENLMSASSVFQTTDTKSKRK; encoded by the exons ATGAACTGCGACATTGATG GAGACATGGAGAACCAGgtggagatggaggagaaaaCCAGGTTGATAAACCAAGTTCTGGAACTTCAGCACACACTGGAAG ACCTGTCAGCGCGAGTCGACGCCGTCAAAGAGGAGAACCTGAAGCTAAAGTCGGAGAACCAGGTCCTCGGTCAGTACATCGAGAACCTCATGTCGGCCTCGAGCGTCTTCCAGACGACGGACACAAAGAGCAAGCGGAAGTGA
- the clgn gene encoding calmegin isoform X1: MKLGAGCMWRLLLLSLLAAAFVAAHEKLSEDLSDDGDDMGLDEEELRALMGEEEDEATVIDEEESDEKHEKEPGEAGTDPNVSFQVTYKTPVPTGEVYFAETFDDGSLDRWQLSKTMKEDADEEIAKYDGKWAVEQLKENKVPGDLGLVLKSRAKHHAIAALLDKPFVFQDEPLVVQYEVNFQDGIDCGGAYIKLLSDTDGLNLEQFHDRTPYTIMFGPDKCGEDYKLHFIFRHKNPLNKDMEEKHAKRADVDLKKFYTDKKTHLYTLVLNPDNSYEMFIDQSSVSRGSLLQDVVPPVNPPKEIDDPHDSKPDDWDERAKIPDPEAEKPDNWDEDAPAKIEDPDAVKPEGWLDDELEFVADPNAEKPEDWDEEMDGEWEAPQIPNPACETAPGCGEWKRPMINNPQYKGKWKAPLVDNSNYQGVWKPRKIQNPDYFEDLQPFRMTPFKALGLELWSMTSDIYFDNFIITSEKEVADRWASDSWGLKKLVASANEPGILAQLMMAAEERPWLWVIYILTVGLPIGLTVLFCWPKKVEDEYVYKKTDLPRADLEEEEEDEEEAAAAEDEDKAAEAADEAAAAATEEGEMEDNEEGEDNLEGDDEGEEEEEEKEEENKSPERTLEEEDGLKEEADAPEESHKQVRKRRVRKD; this comes from the exons atgAAGCTGGGTGCCGGCTGCATGTGGCGTCTGCTGCTCCTGTCCTTGCTGGCTGCAGCGTTTGTGGCGGCCCACGAGAAGCTGTCGGAAGACCTGTCGGACGATGGGGACGACATGGGCTTAGACGAGGAGGAGCTGAGAGCTCTGATGGGGGAGGAAGAGGACGAGGCAACTGTGATCGACGAGGAAGAGTCCGACGAGAAGCATGAGAAGGAACCAGGGGAGGCCGGAACCGACCCCAACGTGTCCTTCCAG GTGACTTACAAGACTCCCGTTCCCACCGGAGAGGTGTACTTCGCTGAGACGTTTGATGACGGATCCCTGGACAG ATGGCAGCTGTCTAAAACCATGAAGGAAGACGCCGATGAAGAGATCGCCAAATACGACG GAAAGTGGGCTGTGGAGCAGCTGAAGGAGAACAAGGTTCCAGGAGATCTGGGTCTGGTGCTCAAGTCCAGAGCCAAACACCACGCCATCGCCGCCCTGCTGGACAAACCCTTCGTCTTCCAGGACGAGCCTCTGGTTGTCCA GTATGAGGTGAACTTCCAGGACGGCATCGACTGTGGTGGAGCGTACATCAAGCTGCTCTCAGACACTGACGGTCTCAATCTG GAGCAGTTTCACGACCGCACTCCTTACACCATCATGTTCGGGCCCGATAAATGTGGCGAGGATTACAAACTGCACTTCATCTTCCGGCACAAGAATCCTTTGAACAAGGACATGGAGGAGAAGCACGCCAAGCGGGCCGACGTGGACCTGAAGAAGTTCTACACCGACAAGAAAACTCATCTCTACACTCTGG TTCTGAACCCGGACAACAGCTACGAGATGTTCATCGATCAGTCGAGCGTGAGCCGCGGCAGCCTGCTGCAGGACGTGGTGCCTCCCGTCAACCCGCCAAAGGAGATCGACGACCCGCACGACTCCAAGCCGGACGACTGGGACGAGAGGGCCAAGATCCCCGACCCAGAGGCGGAAAAACCCGACAACTG ggaTGAGGATGCGCCCGCAAAGATCGAGGACCCGGATGCCGTGAAGCCAGAAGGCTGGCTGGACGATGAGCTGGAGTTTGTGGCCGACCCGAACGCAGAGAAACCAGAGGACTG GGACGAGGAGATGGACGGAGAATGGGAGGCGCCGCAGATTCCCAACCCGGCCTGCGAGACGGCTCCGGGCTGCGGGGAGTGGAAACGCCCCATGATCAACAACCCGCAGTACAAGGGCAAATGGAAGGCTCCTCTGGTGGACAACTCCAACTACCAG GGGGTTTGGAAGCCTCGTAAGATCCAGAATCCCGACTACTTTGAGGACCTGCAGCCCTTCAGGATGACGCCGTTCAAAGCTCTGGGCCTGGAGCTGTGGTCCATGACCTCTGACATCTACTTCGACAACTTCATCATCACCTCTGAGAAGGAAGTGGCCGACCGCTGGGCCTCTGACAGCTGGGGGCTGAAGAAGCTGGTGGCCAGTGCTAACGAG CCGGGGATCTTGGCTCAGCTGATGATGGCGGCGGAGGAGCGCCCGTGGCTCTGGGTGATCTACATCCTGACCGTGGGGCTGCCCATCGGACTGACCGTGCTCTTCTGCTGGCCAAAG AAAGTGGAGGATGAATATGTGTACAAAAAGACGGATCTTCCTCGTGCCGACttggaagaggaggaagaggacgaagaggaggcagcagcagcagaagatgaaGACAAAGCAGCGGAGGCTGCAGAcgaagcagcagctgcag CGACAGAAGAGGGAGAGATGGAGGACAACGAGGAGGGAGAAGACAATCTGGAGGGGGACGAcgaaggagaagaggaggaggaggaaaaagaggaggaaaacaaatctCCAGAGAGAACattagaagaagaagatggg ctgaaggaggagGCTGACGCTCCAGAAGAAAGCCACAAAcaagtgaggaagaggagggtaCGGAAAGACTGA
- the clgn gene encoding calmegin isoform X2, giving the protein MKLGAGCMWRLLLLSLLAAAFVAAHEKLSEDLSDDGDDMGLDEEELRALMGEEEDEATVIDEEESDEKHEKEPGEAGTDPNVSFQVTYKTPVPTGEVYFAETFDDGSLDRWQLSKTMKEDADEEIAKYDGKWAVEQLKENKVPGDLGLVLKSRAKHHAIAALLDKPFVFQDEPLVVQYEVNFQDGIDCGGAYIKLLSDTDGLNLEQFHDRTPYTIMFGPDKCGEDYKLHFIFRHKNPLNKDMEEKHAKRADVDLKKFYTDKKTHLYTLVLNPDNSYEMFIDQSSVSRGSLLQDVVPPVNPPKEIDDPHDSKPDDWDERAKIPDPEAEKPDNWDEDAPAKIEDPDAVKPEGWLDDELEFVADPNAEKPEDWDEEMDGEWEAPQIPNPACETAPGCGEWKRPMINNPQYKGKWKAPLVDNSNYQGVWKPRKIQNPDYFEDLQPFRMTPFKALGLELWSMTSDIYFDNFIITSEKEVADRWASDSWGLKKLVASANEPGILAQLMMAAEERPWLWVIYILTVGLPIGLTVLFCWPKKVEDEYVYKKTDLPRADLEEEEEDEEEAAAAEDEDKAAEAADEAAAAEEGEMEDNEEGEDNLEGDDEGEEEEEEKEEENKSPERTLEEEDGLKEEADAPEESHKQVRKRRVRKD; this is encoded by the exons atgAAGCTGGGTGCCGGCTGCATGTGGCGTCTGCTGCTCCTGTCCTTGCTGGCTGCAGCGTTTGTGGCGGCCCACGAGAAGCTGTCGGAAGACCTGTCGGACGATGGGGACGACATGGGCTTAGACGAGGAGGAGCTGAGAGCTCTGATGGGGGAGGAAGAGGACGAGGCAACTGTGATCGACGAGGAAGAGTCCGACGAGAAGCATGAGAAGGAACCAGGGGAGGCCGGAACCGACCCCAACGTGTCCTTCCAG GTGACTTACAAGACTCCCGTTCCCACCGGAGAGGTGTACTTCGCTGAGACGTTTGATGACGGATCCCTGGACAG ATGGCAGCTGTCTAAAACCATGAAGGAAGACGCCGATGAAGAGATCGCCAAATACGACG GAAAGTGGGCTGTGGAGCAGCTGAAGGAGAACAAGGTTCCAGGAGATCTGGGTCTGGTGCTCAAGTCCAGAGCCAAACACCACGCCATCGCCGCCCTGCTGGACAAACCCTTCGTCTTCCAGGACGAGCCTCTGGTTGTCCA GTATGAGGTGAACTTCCAGGACGGCATCGACTGTGGTGGAGCGTACATCAAGCTGCTCTCAGACACTGACGGTCTCAATCTG GAGCAGTTTCACGACCGCACTCCTTACACCATCATGTTCGGGCCCGATAAATGTGGCGAGGATTACAAACTGCACTTCATCTTCCGGCACAAGAATCCTTTGAACAAGGACATGGAGGAGAAGCACGCCAAGCGGGCCGACGTGGACCTGAAGAAGTTCTACACCGACAAGAAAACTCATCTCTACACTCTGG TTCTGAACCCGGACAACAGCTACGAGATGTTCATCGATCAGTCGAGCGTGAGCCGCGGCAGCCTGCTGCAGGACGTGGTGCCTCCCGTCAACCCGCCAAAGGAGATCGACGACCCGCACGACTCCAAGCCGGACGACTGGGACGAGAGGGCCAAGATCCCCGACCCAGAGGCGGAAAAACCCGACAACTG ggaTGAGGATGCGCCCGCAAAGATCGAGGACCCGGATGCCGTGAAGCCAGAAGGCTGGCTGGACGATGAGCTGGAGTTTGTGGCCGACCCGAACGCAGAGAAACCAGAGGACTG GGACGAGGAGATGGACGGAGAATGGGAGGCGCCGCAGATTCCCAACCCGGCCTGCGAGACGGCTCCGGGCTGCGGGGAGTGGAAACGCCCCATGATCAACAACCCGCAGTACAAGGGCAAATGGAAGGCTCCTCTGGTGGACAACTCCAACTACCAG GGGGTTTGGAAGCCTCGTAAGATCCAGAATCCCGACTACTTTGAGGACCTGCAGCCCTTCAGGATGACGCCGTTCAAAGCTCTGGGCCTGGAGCTGTGGTCCATGACCTCTGACATCTACTTCGACAACTTCATCATCACCTCTGAGAAGGAAGTGGCCGACCGCTGGGCCTCTGACAGCTGGGGGCTGAAGAAGCTGGTGGCCAGTGCTAACGAG CCGGGGATCTTGGCTCAGCTGATGATGGCGGCGGAGGAGCGCCCGTGGCTCTGGGTGATCTACATCCTGACCGTGGGGCTGCCCATCGGACTGACCGTGCTCTTCTGCTGGCCAAAG AAAGTGGAGGATGAATATGTGTACAAAAAGACGGATCTTCCTCGTGCCGACttggaagaggaggaagaggacgaagaggaggcagcagcagcagaagatgaaGACAAAGCAGCGGAGGCTGCAGAcgaagcagcagctgcag AAGAGGGAGAGATGGAGGACAACGAGGAGGGAGAAGACAATCTGGAGGGGGACGAcgaaggagaagaggaggaggaggaaaaagaggaggaaaacaaatctCCAGAGAGAACattagaagaagaagatggg ctgaaggaggagGCTGACGCTCCAGAAGAAAGCCACAAAcaagtgaggaagaggagggtaCGGAAAGACTGA
- the exosc9 gene encoding exosome complex component RRP45, giving the protein MKDTPLSTCERDFILKAIEEKKRLDGRQTYDYRKIKISFGTDYGCCFVDLGHTRVMAQVSCELVAPKESRPNEGIMFFNIELSPLASPAFEQGRQSELSVKLNRQLERCLRNSKCIDIESLCVVSGEKVWQIRVDVHMLNNDGNLMDASSIAAIAALCHFRRPDVAVQGEEVTVYSPEERDPIPLSIYHMPISVSFSFFQQGTYLLVDPCEREERVMDGLLMIAMNKHREICSIQSSGGIMLLKEQVMRCSKIASVKVSEITELITKALTNDKTARKAGGRCGFAESMPQERITALKVDETPVETDDVAEKAIGIIEDAEAPPPTASSPVVPVPGVGQVGMGLQNTWGVEEEEEMEEFSSGDDDVEEVTKMEEQKKKDNKDDVVEISDSEEEEVVILHPEKPPKEKNVKSSFHQKGAPSSKKKTKQKN; this is encoded by the exons ATGAAAGACACGCCGCTGTCTACGTGCGAGCGGGACTTTATACTGAAAGCCATCGAGGAGAAAAAG CGTCTGGACGGGCGTCAGACCTACGACTACAGAAAGATCAAGATCAGCTTCGGGACGGACTATGGCTGCTGCTTCGTGGATCTGGGACACACCAG GGTCATGGCTCAGGTGTCGTGTGAGCTGGTGGCGCCAAAGGAGAGCCGCCCAAACGAGGGgatcatgttttttaacatcGAGCTGTCGCCTCTGGCCTCACCAGCGTTCGAGCAGGGAAG ACAGTCGGAGTTGTCCGTGAAGCTGAACAGACAGTTGGAGAGATGCCTGAGGAACTCCAAGTGCATCGACATCGAGTCCCTGTGCGTGGTGTCTGGAGAAAAG GTGTGGCAGATCAGGGTGGACGTCCACATGCTGAACAACGACGGGAACTTGATGGACGCCTCCAGCATAGCCGCCATCGCCGCCCTGTGCCACTTCAGGCGGCCCGACGTGGCCGTCCAGGGAGAGGAGGTCACAGTG TACAGTCCAGAGGAGAGGGATCCCATCCCGCTGAGCATCTACCACATGCCCATCAGTGTCAGCTTCTCCTTCTTCCAACAAGG GACGTATCTGCTGGTGGACCCGTGTGAGAGGGAAGAGCGAGTGATGGACGGTTTGCTGATGATCGCCATGAACAAACACAGAGAGATCTGTTCCATCCAGTCCAGCGGCGGCATCATGCTGCTGAAGGAGCAG GTCATGCGGTGCAGTAAAATCGCCAGTGTTAAGGTGTCTGAAATCACAGAGCTCATCACCAAAGCTCTGACGAACGACAAGACGGCCCG GAAAGCCGGAGGACGCTGTGGTTTTGCGGAGTCCATGCCCCAGGAGCGAATCACAGCTCTGAAAGTTGACGAGACGCCGGTGGAAACTGATGACGTGGCAGAAAAAGCCATCGGCATAATTGAGGACGCagaagccccgcctccaac AGCGTCATCACCAGTAGTGCCAGTCCCAGGGGTGGGACAGGTGGGAATGGGTCTGCAAAACACCTGGGGAgtcgaggaggaagaggagatggaggagttCAGCAGCGGAGATGATGATGTAGAAGAAGTGACGAAGATGgaagagcagaaaaagaagGATAATAAAG ACGACGTGGTTGAGATTTCAGACAGTGAGGAGGAAGAGGTGGTCATTCTTCATCCAGAGAAACCTCCTAAAGAAAA aAATGTAAAGTCCAGCTTTCACCAGAAGGGGGCACCATcatccaagaaaaaaacaaagcagaaaaattaa